A section of the Anticarsia gemmatalis isolate Benzon Research Colony breed Stoneville strain chromosome 28, ilAntGemm2 primary, whole genome shotgun sequence genome encodes:
- the fj gene encoding four-jointed box kinase, whose translation MERIREDPPAYSERLPSIKDLAEKTNIMNIPIDFRQRPYVIINDIKKNHRKEGFTYCFLSVIISFIFGLSIGVILMSGQYNEKYILKRNPERTINSDKNVLSLDKDRYTAVSFTGLENKYNKDIYPKGLTEVMKDILKDTKSERHLQINKTFIPDGNTVLYDSIFWGPEIENSMPQGYGENSAEIWEKYIDESEVVKMEAGCGRMQNRLVTFKDGLQACVRYRQNTDQIQGEIFSFYVGRLLNLTNLAPSVVKIVDLKDKLWKNVANDIATAQWNTNRAVVLTQYIPSLESASIPDVFRPTNRHLNKLDILKMSLKEKDEISKQILIEKLKNKEVKQKEEVKNFTHIDLKLNKKTIDRFLELAQWSDLIIFDYLTANLDRIVNNLFNYQWNVNIMDGPAHNLAKKMDSGLLIFLDNESGLLHGYRLLKKYNVYHSLMLDNLCVFRKRTVDSLKRLYLNKNVGSILSDMFHKKNNVIIRDILPSLPEKNAKILQERIGKVLNQVEKCEVNFR comes from the coding sequence ATGGAGCGAATCCGAGAAGACCCACCAGCGTACTCCGAAAGACTGCCTTCAATAAAAGACCTGGCCGAAAAGACCAACATCATGAACATACCTATAGACTTCAGGCAAAGACCTTATGTTATTATCAACGATATTAAAAAGAACCACCGGAAAGAAGGCTTTACTTACTGCTTTTTAAGTGtcataataagttttatattcgGCCTTTCAATCGGTGTCATCCTAATGAGTGGACAGTATAATGAAAAGTACATTCTGAAACGAAACCCTGAAAGAACAATTAATtctgataaaaatgtattaagtttAGATAAAGACAGGTATACAGCTGTCTCTTTTACAggattagaaaataaatataacaaagataTCTATCCGAAAGGTCTCACTGAAGTTATGAAAGATATTCTCAAAGATACGAAATCTGAAAGACATttgcaaataaacaaaacttttattccTGATGGGAATACTGTACTATATGATAGTATATTTTGGGGTCCAGAAATTGAGAATTCAATGCCTCAAGGATATGGAGAAAATTCCGCAGAAATCTGGGAGAAGTACATCGATGAATCGGAGGTTGTCAAAATGGAGGCCGGCTGCGGAAGAATGCAAAATCGATTAGTCACATTCAAAGACGGTTTACAAGCTTGTGTAAGATATAGGCagaatactgaccaaatacagggGGAGATCTTTAGTTTTTATGTAGGTAGACTACTAAATTTAACAAATCTAGCCCCTTCAGTTGTCAAAATAGTTGATTTAAAAGACAAGCTATGGAAAAATGTTGCAAATGATATCGCAACAGCACAATGGAACACAAACCGAGCTGTAGTATTAACACAGTATATACCAAGTCTAGAATCAGCGTCAATTCCAGACGTTTTCAGACCGACAAATAGACATTTGAATAAGCtagatatattaaaaatgtctttGAAAGAGAAAGATGAAATTTCTAAACAGATATTGAtagaaaaactcaaaaataaggAGGTTAAACAGAAAGAGGAAGTGAAAAATTTCACTCATATagatttgaaattgaataaaaagacTATAGACCGATTTTTGGAATTAGCACAATGGTCTGACTTAATCATATTTGATTACTTAACAGCAAATTTGGATAGAATTGTGAATAATCTGTTCAATTATCAATGGAATGTTAATATAATGGACGGTCCTGCGCATAATTTGGCCAAGAAAATGGACAGTGGTCTTCTTATATTTCTTGACAATGAATCTGGGTTGTTACACGGTTACAGACTTTTGAAGAAATACAACGTGTATCATAGTTTAATGTTAGACAATCTGTGTGTGTTTAGAAAAAGGACAGTGGACTCTTTGAAAAGactgtatttgaataaaaatgtaggtagtATTCTAAGTGATATGtttcataagaaaaataatgtcataattAGAGATATTCTGCCTTCTTTGCCGGAGAAGAACGCAAAAATTCTACAAGAAAGAATAGGAAAAGTGTTGAATCAAGTAGAAAAATGTGAAGTGAATTTTAGatag